The region CGGTGACGAACGGTTCCACCGCGCTCAGGACTTTGCCGGGCTGGGGGCAGGCTGCGTCGCGCAGGTCTCGATCCCCTCGGGGACTCTGGCCCAGGCGGGAGCCTGATCGAGCCAGATCGCCATGTCCGGGAAGAGGTCATGGTCACCGTCGAGAAAGCCGAGGCGCACCATCCACGAGCCCTGTCGCGCCGAATTGCGGCCGAAGATCGGGGTGCCGCATTCGGGACAGAAGCCCTGCTCGACGGTATTGCCGCTGTCTGCCTCGTAGCCGCTCCACTTTACCGCGCCGCGCAGGTCCATGGTGTCGGTGGCGAAGAGGGCATTGGTCGTGGGCCCACCTGCCGATGCCTTCTGGCACTTGCGACACCAGCACTGGCGCACGGCCATGGGTTCGCTGGCGAATGTCGCGGTGATCGCGCCGCAGTTGCACGAGCCTTCGTAAGGCGCGGACATCTCAGTTCCCCCTGCGCGCCATGAAGGCGAGGCGTTCGAACAGCATCACGTCCTGTTCGTTCTTGAGCAGTGCGCCGTGGAGTGGCGGGATCGCCTTGCCCGGCTCGCTGCTCTGCAGGACATCGAGCGGCATGTCCTCGTTCATAAGCAGCTTGAGCCAGTCGAGCAGTTCGCTGGTCGAAGGCTTCTTCTTGAGCCCGGGGACCTCGCGCAATTCGTAGAAGATCTCCATCGCGCGGCGCACCAGCGTCTTCTGGATGCCGGGGAAGTGGACATCGATGATCGCTTGCATCGTCTCGCGGTCGGGAAAGGAGATGTAGTGGAAGAAGCAGCGGCGCAGGAAGGCGTCGGGCAGGTCCTTCTCGTTGTTCGAGGTGATGACGACAATCGGGCGTTCCTTAGCCGCGACGTGTTCGCCGGTCTCGTAGACGTCGAAGGCCATGCGATCGAGTTCGGCGAGCAGGTCGTTGGGGAACTCGATGTCGGCCTTGTCGATCTCGTCGATCAGCAGGACCGGCAGGCGCTCGGAGGTGAAGGCCTCCCACAGCTTGCCCTTGCGGATGTAGTTGGCGATGTCGTGGACGCGCTCCTCGCCGAGCTGTCCGTCGCGCAGGCGCGCGACCGCATCGTACTCGTAGAGGCCCTGGTGCGCCTTGGTCGTCGACTTGACGTTCCAGGTGATCAATGGCGCATCGAGTGCGGCTGCGATCTGTTCGGCCAGCACGGTCTTGCCCGTGCCCGGCTCGCCCTTGACCAGCAACGGACGGCGCAGGAGCACGGCGGCATTGACCGCGACCTTGAGATCGTCGGTAGCGACATAGTCGCGGGTCCCTTCGAAGCGCTGCATGGGCCTTGTCTTTCCTCTCGATTGCTTCGGCCCGCGCCGGCCGAGGCGGCGGCGTAGCCATTTGAGGACAAGCTAGGTTTTGCGCCGCAGCATGGCAAGTGATGCGTGGCGGTGATGGACTTCGCCGCCGATGCGATGCAAGCAGGAGGACATGGGGGCTGCTTTCTTGCGCGATATGGACTGGCTGGGTGCCGAAAGGGCGCGCGGGTACCTGTGGGTGCTGGCCGTCCTGAACATCGCCATGCTCGCGATCCTGCTTACGACCTCGCATGGCGGGGTGGACGCCAACGGTTTTCTCATCGGCACCGACTTTATCAGTTTCTGGACCAGCGGGCAGATGCTGCACTCTGCGGGCAATCCTTATGACGGCGCCGCGCATATCGCCGCCCAGCGCGCCCTGCACGCATCGCCCGGCGCCTATACCGCGTTCTTCTACCCGCCCTCGTTCCTGCCGTTCTGCTGGCCGCTCGGCTGGCTCGGATACTTTCCGGCGCTGGGTCTCTGGCTGATTGCGACAGGCGCGCTCTTCGTCGCGGCACTGCGTGGGTGGTGGCGCGAGGCGGAGGCAGGTATTCCGTTCTGGCTCGCGCTCGCGGCTTATCCGGCCATGGCGATCGTGATCACGCACGGGCAGACTTCGTGGCTGGTTGGCGGACTGCTCGGGATCGGGCTGCTCAATGCGCGCACGAGGCCGGTCCTCGCGGGTATCTGCCTCGGCCTTGCCACCGTCAAGCCGCAGTTCGGCGTGCTCGTGCCGCTCGCGCTGCTCGCCTCGCGCGAGTGGAAGGTGGTGTTCGTCGCTGCGGGCACCGCCGTCGTGCTCGCGGCCTTGAGCGCACTCGCCTTCGGACCGCAGGTCTGGCCCGACTGGCTGGCGGCGAGCGGGCGGGCACAGGAAGCGATGCGCGAGGGCGCGGTTGACTTCGGCAAGATGGTGAGCGTGTTCGCGGCGCTGCGCCTCGTCGGCATCGGTGCAACACTGGCCTATGCCGTACAGGCAGTGGCAGGTCTTGCCGTTGCGGCGCTGACGCTCGGGGCAGCGTGGAAGCGGCGCTGGAATTCCGGGTTGGCGAGCCTTGTCCTGGCAGGCGCGCCGCTGGTGACGCCTTTCGTGCTCGATTACGACATGGTCCTCGTTGCCTTCCCGCTGCTGTGGCTCGCGGGCGAGGGTTTGCGGCTCGGTTTCGCGCCCTACGAAAAGCTGGTCCTGCTCGTGACCTTCGCCGCGACCGCTTTTGCGCGGCCGCTGGCGATGCATGCTGGCCTGCCGATCATGCCGCTGGTGCTCGTCGCCTTCTTCGCGTTAGTCTGGCGACGGGCAACCCGCGGCTCACGCGCGCATTAGGACGGGTGACGCCGACAAGTCCCGATCATGACAGGAAGACATATCCCGTGCCCCAACGCCGCAGTGCCCAGTCCCGCAACATCGCGCTCCTGATCGATGCCGACAATGCCTCGCCCGCGAACCTCGAGAGCGCGCTGACGATTCTTGGCGATCTCGGCAATGTCAATATCCGGCGGGTCTACGGGAACTGGAGCAAGCAGGGGCTGAAGGGCTGGGCAGGCCTCGTCCACCGCTACGCGCTCGAGCCGCAGCAGCAGTTCGACCTGACCAAGGGCAAGAACGCGACCGACATGAAGATGACGATCGACGCCATGGACCTGCTCTACGGGGGGCATGTCGACGGTTTTGGTCTGATGACCAGCGACAGCGACTTCATGCCGCTCGCCATTCGCATCCGCCAGAACGGTACCCCGGTCTACGGCTTCGGCACCGCGCGCACGCCTGAGGCATTCCGCGAGGCCTGCACCCGGTTCATCGATCTTGGCGCCATGGCCGCCGAGCAGGAGCGCGAGCCCGATGCGCCTGCGCCTTCCAAGCCTGCGGTCGATGAAAGCCTCGTCGAACTCCTCGGGGATGCCTGGAAGGCGAGCAAGCGCGACGACGACGGGTTCGCCAGCCTGTCCGAGGTCGGTCAGCGCGCCGCCAACCGCTCCAGCTTCGATGCGCGCAGCTATGGCTTCTCGCGTTTATCCGAACTCGTGCAGAGCCTGCCCCAGTTTGCGAGCGAGAAGCGTGAGAGCGGACTTTTCGTGAAGCGTCTGCGCTAGGCGGCGAAGGCCGCCCCTATTGCGCAGCAGGCACCGCTTCTTCACCGGCCTCGATCAGCCCGGCGAGGTTCTCGCGCATCGCCGCAGCCGTGTCGGGATCGGTCTTGCCTACGTGCTCGATCATGGCGTTGAGCACGAGCGGCACGACCTGCGCAGACGCTTCGGGCGAGACGTAGTTCGCCCACTTGCGGTCGATCTCAATCTTGGCGGGATTGAGCGCCTTGAAATTGATGCCGGCCTCGGTGGCGTAGAATTCTTCCATGTAGCGCAGGTCCGCGCCATCCATCTGCAACGAGGTCTGCAGGGCTGACGAGCGTACGTCGGAAAGTATGGCATCGCTCGTGACCTGCTCGGTCTTGATCAGGTCGCGCGCGGTGGTGCGCATCCTGGCGTTCTTGCCATAGGTCTCGAGGAAGCGCTGAAACTGCGGCGAGGTCACGAATGCCGTGGCTTCGCGGGCGTGCGGCTCGCTCAGCTTGTCGCGATAGAGCGCTTCGAGGTCAGCACGGTAGAGCGGTGTCGTGTGCGCGATCTCGCTCTGGATCAGCGGTGTCATCGCGCTGCGGAAGGATTGCAGCATGCCGGGAAACTCGGTTTCCATTTCGGCCATGTCGGGGTCTTGCGCAAACTGCTCCATCATCGCGTCGAGCAGGCGCTTCGACGATGCCTGCATCTGCTCTTCGTTGGCGATGGCCACTGCAAGGTCGTGCCATGCTCCGGTCGTTGCAGCCGTGCTGCTGGGCGTGGTCTCGACTGCCGCCGCGGGCAGGGCGGTGAGCGCACCGAGCGCCAGCAGCAGGGCGCCGCCAAGAAGCTTACGCATCGATGAGATCGCGATCGAGGTCGCCGGCGCGGTTCTGGATGAAGTGGAAGCGGTGTTCCGGATTGCGGCCCATGAGGCGGTCGACGAGGTCCTTCACCGCGGCACGGTCTTCGTACTCGGGCGGCAGCGTGATGCGGATGAGCGAGCGGCTGGCGGGCGCCATCGTGGTCTCGCGCAATTGCTGCGGGTTCATCTCGCCAAGGCCCTTGAAGCGGCCAACCTCGACCTTCTTGTTCTTGAACTGGGTCTTCTCCAGCTCGGCGCGGTGCGCATCGTCGCGTGCATAGGCCGAAGTCGAGCCCGCAGTCAGGCGATAGAGCGGCGGCTGCGCGAGGTAGAGGTGGCCCTTGCGCACGATGTCGGGCATCTCCTGGAAGAAGAAGGTCATCAGCAGCGTCGCGATATGGGCACCGTCGACGTCGGCATCGGTCATGATGATGATGCGGTCGTAGCGCAGATTGTCGGCGTTGCAGTCCTTGCGCACGCCGCAGCCGAGTGCGAGCATCAGGTCCGCGATTTCCTGATTGGCGCGGATCTTGTCGGCGCTGGCCGACGCGACGTTGAGGATCTTGCCGCGGATCGGCAGGATCGCCTGGGTCTTGCGGTCGCGCGCCTGCTTGGCCGAGCCGCCTGCGCTGTCGCCCTCGACGATGAACAGTTCGGTCTCGCCTTCCCCTTCGCCCGAACAGTCGGTGAGCTTGCCGGGCAGGCGCACCTTCTTGGCATTGGTCGCGGTCTTGCGCTTGACCTCGCGTTCGGCCTTGCGGCGCAGGCGATCCTCGACCCGCTCGATCACGGCGCCCAGCAGCGCCTTGCCGCGGTCGAGGTTGTGGGTGAGGAAGTGGTCGAAGTGATCGCGCACCGCGTTCTCGACCAGACGCGCCGCTTCGGGGCTGGTGAGGCGGTCCTTGGTCTGGCTCTGGAACTGGGGATCGCGGATGAAGACCGAGAGCATGATCTCCGAGCCGGTCACCACGTCGTCGGGCGTGATGTCCTTGGCCTTCTTCTTTTCGCCGACCAGCTCGGCAAAGGCGCGGATGCCCTTGGTCAGCGCGGCGCGCAGACCCTGCTCGTGCGTGCCGCCATCGGGCGTCGGGATCGTGTTGCAGTACCAGGAATAGGCGCCGTCCGAATAGAGCGGCCAGGCGATGGCCCATTCGACCCGGCCCTGTTCGAGGCCCTCCTCGTTGGCCGGAAAGTCCTGCGAACCCGAGAAGGCCTCGACGGTAACGCATTCGCGTCCCTTGACCTGTTCGGCAAGGTGATCGGCAAGGCCGCCGGGGAACTGAAAGGTGGCCTCGGCCGGGATTTCCTCGGTCGCGAGCGAGGGCGAGCACTTCCAGCGGATTTCCACGCCTGCGAAGAGATAGGCCTTGGAGCGAACCAGCTTGAACAGGCGCGCGGGCTTGAACTTCTGCTCGCCGAAGATTTCGGTGTCGGGGGTGAAGGTGACAGAGGTGCCGCGCCGGTTCGGCGCCGCGCCGACCTTCTGGATCGGTCCGAGTGTCTGGCCCTTGGAAAACTCCTGTGCGTAGAGTTCCTTGTTGCGGGCAACCTCGACGCGGGTCTTGGTCGAGAGCGCGTTGACTACCGAGATGCCGACGCCGTGCAGGCCGCCCGAGGTGGCATAGGCCTTGCCCGAGAACTTGCCGCCCGAGTGCAGCGTCGAGAGGATTACCTCGAGCGCGGACTTGCCAGGATACTTGGGGTGCTCGTCGACCGGGATGCCGCGCCCGTTGTCAGTGATCGTGATGCGGCCTGCCGTACCCGGCTCTTCCTCGAGCGTGACCTCGATACGGTTGGCGTGACCGGCGACCGCCTCGTCCATCGCATTGTCGAGCACTTCGGCGACGAGATGGTGCAAGGCACGCTCGTCGGTGCCGCCGATGTACATGCCGGGGCGCCGGCGGACCGGTTCCAGCCCTTCGAGGACCTCGATCGCGGAACCGTCATAGGCTTCGCCGGTGGATTTGGGGATTTCGTCGAACAGGTCATCGGACATGGGCGCGACTATAAGCCGCTCGGAATCGCGCTAGCAAGCGGGAAAGCCCGCTTGTCCGCAACTAGGCGAAATCCGCCTCCCCGAGCCACTTGCGGCACGAGGAGGCCCGGGCAGACTTACTTGGCGAACCGCGTCGGGGCTGCGTCCACCACGCGTACTGCCCCGGCGTCGACCTGACGCACCTCCAGAGCGCGCTCGACCACGCCGCCGCGGGTGAAGCGGAAGGCGCCGTCAAGACCGAGGAAACCGTCGGGCGAGGTCAGCTTCGCGCCGGGGAAGGGGGCGCCTTCCTTCCAGTCGCGCGCGACGCGCAGCGTCAGCAGCACCGCGTCGTAGCCCAGCGTGGCGATGCGGAAGGGCTGGTTGCCGAAGCGGCCCTTGTAGCTGGTGGAGAATTGCTTGAAGTTCTGGTCGGTCACCGTCGAGAACCAGGCGCCTTGCAGCGCGGGCGTGGCGCTCAGCTGCTTTTCACCGCCCCACAGCTCGGTGCCGAGAAAGCGGACGTTGACCGGGTCGCCTTCGGCCTTGAAGGCGCTCGCTGCGCGTGCCGAGAGCGAGCCGCTGTCGGCGATGAGCAGCGCGGCATAGCCGCTCTTCGACTTGATACGCTTGGCAGCGGCGGTGATCGAGGCCGCCGAACGGTCGTAAGGTTCCATGGCGATGACCGCGCCGCCACTGTCGCGCACCGACTGCATCAGTGCGGAGCTGGTGCGCTCGCCGTAGTCGCCGCGCGGGACGAGCGCGGCGAAAGTCGCGATGCCTTGGCTGCGTGCGAAGGCGACGGTGCGCGCGACCGACTGCCCGGGCAGGTTGCCCATGACGAAGACGTTCTTGCCGGCGGCCTTCTCGTCGTTCGAGAAGGAGATCAGCGGAACCTGCGCGCGCGAAGCGACGGCATTGACGGCGGAGATGTTGTCCGAGAGCAATGGGCCCAGGATCAGGCGGTTGCCGTCGGCGAGTGCGCGGCTCGCGGCTGCGCCCGCATCGCCAGCCGTGTCGTAAGTCGTGATGCGCAGGTTCGCCGCGTTGGTGTCGAGCAATGCCATCGTCGCGGCATTGGCAATCGACTGGCCGACTGCGCCGTTCTCGCCGGAAGTCGGCACCAGCAGCGCGATGCGGTGATGCGCGGTGTCGGTCGGGATCACGCTGGGTGCGGGCTCGGGGCGGGGAGCCTCTACCGGGGGAACGCTGGTCTTGGGAACGACCGCGCAGCCGGCGAGGGCTGCCATCGATGCCACGGCAAGCAGATTGCGCCGATTGATCCGTGAATTGAGGCGCTTGTCGAACATTGCTTGCCGCTCCCGTGGTCCTTGGGCATTGAGTCTCTCGATGGAACAGACTCTTGCGCCCGGCCTCTATATAGTCGCAACCCCTATTGGCAACCTGGGCGACATCACCTTGCGCGCAATCGATACGCTCAAGGGGTGCGACGTGGTTGCCTGCGAGGATACCCGCGTCACCGGAAAGCTCATGAACCACCTGGGTTCCCGCAAGAAGCTGGTGCGCTATGACGATCACGCGAGTGACGACGTGCGCGAACGCCTGCTCGAGATGATGCGCAGCCAGCCGGTCGCGCTGGTTAGCGATGCGGGAACGCCGCTGATCTCCGACCCCGGCTATCGGCTCGTGCGCGACGCGCGCGAGCGCGGGATCGCGGTGACCAGCATGCCCGGGCCCAATGCCGCGGTCGTGGCGATGACGCTCTCGGGCCTGCCCAACGACCGGTTCCTCTTCGCGGGGTTCTTGCCCAACAAGGCCAAGGCTCGCGAGGAGACGCTACAGGAACTGGCGAGCTTGCGCGCCACGCTGATCTTCTACGAAACGGCGCCGAGGCTCGATGCGTCCTTGAGTGCGATCGCAGCAGTCTTGCCGGGACGCGAGGTCAGCGTCGCACGCGAGATCACCAAGAAATTCGAGGAATGCCGGACCGGCGATCCGCTGGAAATTGCGCAGCATTATGCGCAAAATCCGCCCAAGGGCGAGATCGTGCTGCTGGTCGCACCCCCCGGTGACGAGGGGCGCGCCACGCTCGACGAGGTCGACATCGATGCGCTGCTGCGCGCGGAACTCGCCCTTGCCAAGCCCTCGCAGGCAGCCGGGAAGGTCGCCAAGGCGACCGGGCTCGACCGCAAGGAACTCTACGCAAGAGCCATGGAGCTCAAATAGCGCCCGCCGCTCTGTGCGGGTGCCCGAAGTTCGCTGGGGGGCGAGACGATGGGGGCAGGTGAACGAAGAGGCGAACGGCGCGCGCGTGCCGAGCGCGAGGGACGCCGGGCGGAGTTGCTGGCGGCCTGGTACATGCGGCTGCAGGGCTGGAGCGTGCTCGAGAAGCGCATGAAGACCGCGCGCGGCGAGATCGATCTCGTGCTGCGCCGGGGGCACACGCTCTGCCTGCTCGAGGTGAAATGGCGCGCGCAAGAGCAGGACCGCGACACGGCAATAGATGGCTGGCGGCTGCGCCGTGTGGCCGATGCGGCCCCACTTGCAGCGGCGCGCCATGCAAGGCCCGGTGACAGCGTGAGGATCGACGTCCTGCTGCTGTCACCGGGATGCTGGCCAAGACACCTCGTCAATGCCTGGATGCCCTGCGACTGAAGCCGGAGAGAGGCGGCAATGGTCGGGGGGTGTTTCAGGGCGAGGATCGAGCGGGTGTCGCGACCGGCAGGGGGCTCGTGTGGCAGGAGCGTCGGCTCAGAACTGGAAAGAGGGGCCCTCGTGGTGATCGCCTTCGTGCTTTTCGCCTTCGTGATGCTCGCCCTTTTCGTGCTCGCCTTCGTGGTGTTCGCCGTCCTCGTGATGCTCGCCCGACTTCTCCTCGTGATGCTCGTCGCTGGGATGGTGGTCGGGCTCGGCAATTGCCGGGGCCGCAAATAGCGCAGCGGCGAGGATGATCGTCGCAGGGGTCCAGGCGGCGGTGCGGGTCTTCATTTCGGGGGTCTCCTGTGCTGGTCACCGGTGGTGCGGACAGAAAACTATTCGCACCGCACCCAGATTCGGATTAAGCCGCCCCCCGGTAGGAACCCCCAGAACCGGAAAATCTATCATGAGCTTACGTATCGCCGTCCAGATGGACCCCCTCGAGAGCGTCAAGATCGCGGGCGACTCCTCGTTCGCCCTGATGCTCTCCGCGCAGGCGCGGGGGCACGAGCTGTTCCACTACGACGTGCGCACGCTCGCCTACGACACCAACGAGGGGGCGGGCGGGCGCCTGACCTGCTGGGGCGCGCCGGTCACCGTGCAGCGCGTCGAGGGCAACCACTTCACCCGCGGCGAGTACCGCCTGATCGATCTCGTCGCCGACATCGACGTCGTGCTGATGCGTCAGGACCCGCCGTTCGACCTCGGCTACATCACCGCGACGCACCTGCTCGAGCGGCTGGAGGGCCAGACGCTGGTCGTCAACGATCCCGCCTCAGTGCGCAATGCACCCGAGAAGGTCTTCGTGCTCGATTATGCGCGTTTCATGCCCCCTACCTTCATCGCGCGCGGGATCGACGACGTGCGCCGCTTCCAGAAGCGCGTGATCGATAGCGGCTTGCCCGGCGATCTCGTGGTCAAGCCGCTCCACGGCAATGGCGGCAAGGCGATCTTCTCGGTTCCTGCCGACGGCACCAACCTCGGCGCGCTGGTCGAGATGTTCCAGAACGCATGGGTCGAGCCGTTCATGGTCCAGCCCTTCCTCCCCGACGTCACCAAGGGCGACAAGCGCATCGTGCTCGTCGACGGCGTTGTCGCGGGCGCGATCAACCGCAAGCCGGGCGAGGGCGAATTTCGCTCCAACCTCGCGGTCGGCGGTTATGCCGAACCGTGCGGCCTGACGGTCGAGGAAGAGGAGATCTGCGCAGCGATGGGTCCGGAACTCAAGGCGCGGGGGCTCGTTTTCGTCGGTATCGACGTGATCGGCGGAAAATGGCTTACAGAAATCAACGTGACCTCTCCCACGGGCATCGTGGCGATCGACAAGTTCAACGGCACCGATACCGGGGCGATGATCTGGGACGCCATCGAGGCACGTCACGCGGCGATGAAGCGCTGATCGCAGCCGCCCGCGCCATACCAGCGGGCGCTGTAGCGCATGACTGAGTGGATCTACGAGGTTCTGCGCCAGTCCGGTTATGCCGGGGTGACGTTCCTGATGGCGCTCGAGAACATTTTCCCGCCGATCCCCTCCGAGGTGATCATGGGGCTGGGCGGCATGGCAGTGGCGCGCGGGCACATGTCGCTCGTGCCGCTGCTGGCCTTCGGGACGCTGGGCGCGACGCTGGGCAACTACGTGCTGTTCCTCGGCGCCGACCGGCTCGGCTACGAGCGCTGCGAACCGCTCGTTGATCGCTGGGGACGCTGGCTCACCATCGAGTGGAACGATGTCGAGCGCTCGGGCGAGTTCCTGCGCAGCCACGGCCATTGGGTGGTCCTGTTCCTGCGTTTCATGCCGATGTTTCGCACGATCATCTCGATCCCTGCGGGACTCGCGCATATGGGCCACATCCGCTTCCTCGTCTTCACCGCGATCGGCTCGGGCATCTGGAACCTGCTGCTGGTCCTTGCCGGGCGCTGGTTCGCGACGCGCTTCCAGGACGCGGAGTATTGGCTCGGGGTGGGAACCATGGTGCTGATCGGGCTCGCGCTGGTCTATTACATCTATCGCGTCGTGACCTGGCCTTCCTCGAAAGAGAACTAGAGGGCGATCCGGTCACACCCTGCGGGTTAGTCCCGATAGCTTCCCCGTTGCGCCGCCGGGAAGCTGTCGCGAGGCTTTCACCAGTGGGGATCATCACATGTCCAAGCGACTGGCCGCAGAATTCTTCGGTACTTTCTGGCTCGTCTTCGGCGGATGCGGCGCGGCAGTTCTGGCCGCGGGCGTGCCAAACCTCGGTATCGGTTTCGCCGGGGTGGCGCTGGCCTTCGGGCTGACGGTGGTGACCATGGCCTATGCCGTGGGGGGGATTTCGGGCGGCCATTTCAACCCGGCGGTATCGCTGGGCTGTGCGCTGGGCGGACGGATGCCGTGGAGCGACCTGCTTCCCTACTGGGTGGCGCAAGTCATCGGAGGGCTCGTGGCCGGCAGTGTTCTCTACGTCATCGCCTCGGGTGTCTCGGGGTTCACCCCCGGCGCGTTTGCCACCAATGGTTACGCAGAGTTATCGCCGGGCGGCTATTCGCTACTCGCGGGAGCGCTGATCGAGGTCGTGCTGACGGCGGGCTTCATCGTGGTCATCCTTGGTTCTACCTCGACCATGGCTCCGGCGGGCTTCGGTCCGCTTGCCATCGGTCTGGCCCTGACCCTGATCCACCTCGTCTCGATCCCTGTCACCAATACCTCGGTCAATCCTGCGCGCTCGACAGGGGTGGCCTTCTTTGCCGAGACAGCGGCGGTCGGGCAGCTCTGGCTGTTCTGGGTGGCTCCGCTGGCCGGTGCTGCAATCGGAGCGCTGATCTGGCGCGGGCTGCTCGAGCCCGAGTGATCGCGCCTCAGCTGCGCTCGCGGGGATGGGCGTCGCGATAGACGTCGAGCAGCGTCGCAGCATCGACCTTGGTGTAGATCTGGGTCGATCCGAGCGAGGCGTGACCGAGCAGTTCCTGCAAGGAGCGCAAGTCGGCACCCGCGCCCAGCAGGTGCGTTGCGAAACTGTGGCGTAGCGCATGGGGCGTGGCGCTGTCGGGCAGGCCGAGAGCGATGCGCGCGCGGGCCATGGCCCTTTGCACCATCCCCTGCGAAAGCGGCCCGCCCTTGGCCCCGCGAAAGAGCGCACCATCGCGCGCCAATGGCCATGGACACAAGGCAAGGTATGCATCGACCGCCTCGCGCACAATCGGCAGGATCGCGACGACGCGCTGCTTCCCGCCCTTGCCGGTTACCGTGAGGCTCTGGCCGAGCGGGACGGCGCTGCCTTGCAGCGAAAGCGCCTCCGAGATGCGCAGGCCTGCGCCATAGAGCAGCAGCAGGACCGCGCGGTCGCGCGCACCGATCCATTCCTCGCGCGCGTCCTCGCTCACGCCTGCCGCGAGGTTGACCGCCTCGTCGGGCGTGACCGGGCGCGGCAGTCCCTTCTTCACTCGCGGTCCGCGCACACGCGGCGGGGCATTCGAGGCCATACCCGCCTGTTCGCGCGCGAAGCCGAGGAAACCCCGGATAGCGGAAAGTTCGCGCGCGGCCGAGACATTGCCAAGGCCCTGACTGCGCCGTGCAGCCATCTGCTCGCGGATGCGGGCCGCATCGACCCGTGCCAGATCGCCCCAGCTCGTGCGTGCGGCAATGTCGATGTCCAGTGCATCGAGCAGCCTTGCCGCCGTGGCGAGGTAGGCGCGCACGGTGTGTTCGGAGCGGCGGCGCGCATGAACTAGGTGATTGCGCCAGGCCTCGAGGATGTCGGCGCGGGTCATGTCTCGACGAGGTCGGCGGGGACCACTTCGCCAAGCAGGCCATCGAGCAGCGCCATGCCCTGCGTCGTGACGCCAAGCTGGCTGCCGCGCTGCCAGAGCAGACCCTGTCCGACGTAGAAGCGCGCCTTGGCTTCGTCGCACAAAGCCTCGCGCGGCATGGCGAAACGCTGCGCCATGGCGTCAAGGTCGACGCCTTCGTCGAGGCGCAGACCCATCAGCATGGCTTCGGAAGCCTGTTCGCTGCGCGACAATTCACGGGCTTCGCTCAGCCCATGGCCGCTGGCGGTAACGGCCGAGAGCCAGTTCTCGGGCTTGCGATGGCGTACCGTCGCCATGCCGCCGCGCCTGCCGTGCGCGCCGGGGCCGATGCCGCAATAGTCCTGGTAGCGCCAGTAGACGCGGTTGTGCCGGCTTTCCTCGCCGGGACGAGCATGGTTCGAGATTTCGTAGGCAGGTAGGCCTGCCGCCGCGGTCATCTCGCGGGTAAGCGCGAACATGTCGGCGCAGGCGTCCTCGTCGAGGGGCGTGAACTCGTGCTTGCGCACCATCGTCTCGAAGCGCGTGCCCGGCTCGATGGTGAGCTGGTAGAGCGAGAGGTGGCCGGTGCCATAGGCAAGCGCGCGCTCCAGTTCGGCGCGCCACGAGGCAAGGCTCTGTCCGGGGCGCGCGTAGATCAGGTCGAAGCTGACGCGGGCGAACTGGCGCTGGGCGATCTCCAGCGCGTCGAGGCCCTCGCGCGCGTCGTGCAGACGCCCGAGAAAGCGCAGCGTTTCGTTGTCGAGTGCCTGCAACCCGAGAGAGACGCGGTTGATCCCGGCATCGGCGAGCACGGCATAGTTCGCGGCCTCGACCGAGGATGGATTGCCTTCGAGCGTGATCTCGATGCCCTCGGCAAATCCCCATAGCCGCTCGGCCTCGGCCAGCAGGCGGCCGACGAGGGCAGGGGGCATCAGCGAGGGCGTGCCGCCACCGAAGAAGATGCTTTCGAGCGGTTCGCCGTGCGAGGCGGCATGCTCGAAGCGCATGTCGGCGAGCATGGCGGCTTCCATTCCCGCGATGTCGACGCGCTCGCGCAC is a window of Novosphingobium aureum DNA encoding:
- a CDS encoding GFA family protein; its protein translation is MSAPYEGSCNCGAITATFASEPMAVRQCWCRKCQKASAGGPTTNALFATDTMDLRGAVKWSGYEADSGNTVEQGFCPECGTPIFGRNSARQGSWMVRLGFLDGDHDLFPDMAIWLDQAPAWARVPEGIETCATQPAPSPAKS
- a CDS encoding AAA family ATPase; its protein translation is MQRFEGTRDYVATDDLKVAVNAAVLLRRPLLVKGEPGTGKTVLAEQIAAALDAPLITWNVKSTTKAHQGLYEYDAVARLRDGQLGEERVHDIANYIRKGKLWEAFTSERLPVLLIDEIDKADIEFPNDLLAELDRMAFDVYETGEHVAAKERPIVVITSNNEKDLPDAFLRRCFFHYISFPDRETMQAIIDVHFPGIQKTLVRRAMEIFYELREVPGLKKKPSTSELLDWLKLLMNEDMPLDVLQSSEPGKAIPPLHGALLKNEQDVMLFERLAFMARRGN
- a CDS encoding glycosyltransferase family 87 protein, yielding MGAAFLRDMDWLGAERARGYLWVLAVLNIAMLAILLTTSHGGVDANGFLIGTDFISFWTSGQMLHSAGNPYDGAAHIAAQRALHASPGAYTAFFYPPSFLPFCWPLGWLGYFPALGLWLIATGALFVAALRGWWREAEAGIPFWLALAAYPAMAIVITHGQTSWLVGGLLGIGLLNARTRPVLAGICLGLATVKPQFGVLVPLALLASREWKVVFVAAGTAVVLAALSALAFGPQVWPDWLAASGRAQEAMREGAVDFGKMVSVFAALRLVGIGATLAYAVQAVAGLAVAALTLGAAWKRRWNSGLASLVLAGAPLVTPFVLDYDMVLVAFPLLWLAGEGLRLGFAPYEKLVLLVTFAATAFARPLAMHAGLPIMPLVLVAFFALVWRRATRGSRAH
- a CDS encoding NYN domain-containing protein, whose amino-acid sequence is MPQRRSAQSRNIALLIDADNASPANLESALTILGDLGNVNIRRVYGNWSKQGLKGWAGLVHRYALEPQQQFDLTKGKNATDMKMTIDAMDLLYGGHVDGFGLMTSDSDFMPLAIRIRQNGTPVYGFGTARTPEAFREACTRFIDLGAMAAEQEREPDAPAPSKPAVDESLVELLGDAWKASKRDDDGFASLSEVGQRAANRSSFDARSYGFSRLSELVQSLPQFASEKRESGLFVKRLR
- the parE gene encoding DNA topoisomerase IV subunit B yields the protein MSDDLFDEIPKSTGEAYDGSAIEVLEGLEPVRRRPGMYIGGTDERALHHLVAEVLDNAMDEAVAGHANRIEVTLEEEPGTAGRITITDNGRGIPVDEHPKYPGKSALEVILSTLHSGGKFSGKAYATSGGLHGVGISVVNALSTKTRVEVARNKELYAQEFSKGQTLGPIQKVGAAPNRRGTSVTFTPDTEIFGEQKFKPARLFKLVRSKAYLFAGVEIRWKCSPSLATEEIPAEATFQFPGGLADHLAEQVKGRECVTVEAFSGSQDFPANEEGLEQGRVEWAIAWPLYSDGAYSWYCNTIPTPDGGTHEQGLRAALTKGIRAFAELVGEKKKAKDITPDDVVTGSEIMLSVFIRDPQFQSQTKDRLTSPEAARLVENAVRDHFDHFLTHNLDRGKALLGAVIERVEDRLRRKAEREVKRKTATNAKKVRLPGKLTDCSGEGEGETELFIVEGDSAGGSAKQARDRKTQAILPIRGKILNVASASADKIRANQEIADLMLALGCGVRKDCNADNLRYDRIIIMTDADVDGAHIATLLMTFFFQEMPDIVRKGHLYLAQPPLYRLTAGSTSAYARDDAHRAELEKTQFKNKKVEVGRFKGLGEMNPQQLRETTMAPASRSLIRITLPPEYEDRAAVKDLVDRLMGRNPEHRFHFIQNRAGDLDRDLIDA
- a CDS encoding penicillin-binding protein activator, which translates into the protein MFDKRLNSRINRRNLLAVASMAALAGCAVVPKTSVPPVEAPRPEPAPSVIPTDTAHHRIALLVPTSGENGAVGQSIANAATMALLDTNAANLRITTYDTAGDAGAAASRALADGNRLILGPLLSDNISAVNAVASRAQVPLISFSNDEKAAGKNVFVMGNLPGQSVARTVAFARSQGIATFAALVPRGDYGERTSSALMQSVRDSGGAVIAMEPYDRSAASITAAAKRIKSKSGYAALLIADSGSLSARAASAFKAEGDPVNVRFLGTELWGGEKQLSATPALQGAWFSTVTDQNFKQFSTSYKGRFGNQPFRIATLGYDAVLLTLRVARDWKEGAPFPGAKLTSPDGFLGLDGAFRFTRGGVVERALEVRQVDAGAVRVVDAAPTRFAK